CGGCGGAAGATTATTACTTCATCGGAAAGAGTCAGGTGGTATCGCCACGGGCGGAACGTCTGATTTGTGCCGGAACAGATGAAGAATCCCTGCAGTTCGTGGAGATCGACCTGTCCCTCGCTGACTCGAAAAAAATCAACAGATACAATGATCTTTTCTCAGACCGCAGGCCTGAAATGTATGCTGGCTCTTGAAAAACGACCTGGGGATTGGGCTGTCAGGGGAGAAGGTATGGATTCAGTATCTCCAGAACTTCAGGGTACTTCCGGCCGATTTCAGCCGTATTGAGGGGGCGCTTGATCCTCCTGAAATGCCTGAACAGTTTTCCCGCTTCCTCGGGATTGACCCCCAGAAAAACCATCTCGTCCTCAACCAGTGACTCTACCTTGAGCTTGATTTTAAAGTCCAGATCGCTGACTGTGATGAATCTGCGGAATCTGGAAAAATTAACTCTGTTCAGCCGCGAAATATTCATCAGATCGTCCAGGCTTTGGATGTTTCCATTGCTCGTGCGGTAATCGATGATCGCCATGGCTGAGCTCATGTCCAGCCCGGGCGCTCTGAGGAGAGTTTCAAGTTGCGCGGTGTTGATGTTGATTTTTAAGATCCCGCCATGCACTTCGCGAGAGGAGGAAGTGGCGGCAGTCACGAAGGTGGAAAACGGCAGGGTATTCATGCTGCCTGAGGAAGATGTGGTTACTATGGCATGGTCGTTCGCTAAAGGTGAGGAAACTTCTACATTGGAGCTTGAAGGAACAATCTGGGTTTCTCTGGAATTTGAGATTGCCGGCAGAGACTCTGATTCGATGATAGTGACCGGGGATTCCTCAGTGATTTTAGGAGCTGTACCTCCAGCGGTAAGAATGCCGGGGGCAAGAAAACAGAGGAGCAAAACAATCAGATTCACGTTCGTTCAAAAGCTCCTTTTCAGCGGGCTTTCAACCAGACGATGCGGCTGCCGCATTCAGCTTTCTCAAATTCAAGTTGTTCGAAATCCTGGAAAAGTTTATAAATCTCCTGGTCTGAGGTATATCTCCAGAGCAAGCCTTTGAAATCACCTTTGATATAGCACCTGGTACCGTCAGGCAGTACTTCAAACCGATCGCTGCAGATGTCGTCGCTGGGTCCGTCAAATGAGACCAGCAGCACACCTTTTCCGGGCGACAGGTTTTTCTTGAAGTTGTTCACGATCCTGGCTGTTTCATGCAGAGGCATGTGATCGAGGATAAACCAGCAGATGATGGCATCAAAGGGCTCGGAATCCGGGTCGAAATTCTGGGCAGAGCTGACCTCGGTATCCACTTTTACTCCTTCAAGGGTGGCGAGATCGTTCAGGACTTTGATCGCATTCTTGGAAAAATCGATGGCTTTCATGCTGAATCCGTTTTTGGCGAGCATGATGCTGAAACGGCCGCCGCCGGAGCCAAGTTCCAACACTCTCTTGCAGCCATAAGAGGAAAGCTTTTTCATGGCCTGGGAACAATATTCAGGAATCAATTTTTTAATTGTTTCAGGTCCGATATGCTCGAAATGTTTGTCCCAGAATTCCTGATGTCCTACATTCAGCTTACTTTCATT
This genomic stretch from Candidatus Wallbacteria bacterium harbors:
- a CDS encoding class I SAM-dependent methyltransferase is translated as MANESKLNVGHQEFWDKHFEHIGPETIKKLIPEYCSQAMKKLSSYGCKRVLELGSGGGRFSIMLAKNGFSMKAIDFSKNAIKVLNDLATLEGVKVDTEVSSAQNFDPDSEPFDAIICWFILDHMPLHETARIVNNFKKNLSPGKGVLLVSFDGPSDDICSDRFEVLPDGTRCYIKGDFKGLLWRYTSDQEIYKLFQDFEQLEFEKAECGSRIVWLKAR
- a CDS encoding helix-hairpin-helix domain-containing protein; this translates as MNLIVLLLCFLAPGILTAGGTAPKITEESPVTIIESESLPAISNSRETQIVPSSSNVEVSSPLANDHAIVTTSSSGSMNTLPFSTFVTAATSSSREVHGGILKININTAQLETLLRAPGLDMSSAMAIIDYRTSNGNIQSLDDLMNISRLNRVNFSRFRRFITVSDLDFKIKLKVESLVEDEMVFLGVNPEEAGKLFRHFRRIKRPLNTAEIGRKYPEVLEILNPYLLP